One Sphingomonas sp. SUN039 genomic window carries:
- a CDS encoding acyl-CoA dehydrogenase family protein: MDFDLTERQRYWRDRVREFMNQHVFPRAQDYYDQQKEGSRWKVLQVVEDEKARAKAAGIWNLFMPPTSGRVHVDDSFEFDGPGLTNLEYALCAEEMGRIGWGSEVFNCSAPDTGNMEVLHRYGTREQKDRWLKPLMEGEIRSAFLMTEPAVASSDATNIETAIRREGEEYVINGVKWWSSGAGDPRCKVAIVMGKTDFEASRHSQQSMVLMPLDAPGVKILRHLPVFGYDDAPHGHMEIELKDVLIPVSNMLLGEGRGFEIAQGRLGPGRIHHCMRTIGVAEVALEKMVKRLMSRVAFGKRISDHSIWEQRVATARTDIEMCRLLCLKAADMMDKAGNKAAQTEIAMIKVAGPNMALRIIDDAIQAWGGAGVSEDPGLAMAYAHQRTLRLADGPDEVHNRAIARLEFGKYRAD, from the coding sequence ATGGACTTCGACCTTACCGAGCGGCAGCGCTATTGGCGCGACCGGGTGCGCGAGTTCATGAACCAGCACGTCTTCCCACGCGCGCAGGACTATTACGACCAGCAGAAGGAAGGCAGCCGCTGGAAAGTCCTGCAGGTCGTCGAGGACGAAAAGGCGCGCGCGAAAGCCGCGGGCATCTGGAACCTGTTCATGCCGCCGACCTCGGGCCGGGTGCATGTCGACGACAGTTTCGAATTCGACGGGCCGGGTCTGACCAACCTCGAATATGCGCTGTGCGCCGAAGAAATGGGCCGCATCGGCTGGGGCAGCGAGGTGTTCAACTGTTCCGCGCCCGACACCGGCAATATGGAAGTGCTCCATCGCTACGGCACGCGCGAACAAAAAGATCGCTGGCTGAAGCCGCTGATGGAAGGCGAAATCCGCTCCGCCTTCCTGATGACAGAACCTGCCGTCGCTTCGTCCGACGCGACCAATATCGAAACCGCGATCCGGCGCGAGGGCGAGGAGTATGTCATCAACGGCGTCAAATGGTGGTCGTCGGGCGCCGGCGATCCGCGCTGCAAGGTCGCGATCGTCATGGGCAAAACCGATTTCGAGGCGTCGCGGCACAGCCAGCAGTCGATGGTGCTGATGCCGCTCGACGCACCAGGCGTGAAGATCCTGCGCCACTTGCCTGTATTCGGTTACGACGACGCGCCGCACGGGCATATGGAAATCGAGCTGAAGGATGTCCTTATTCCGGTCAGCAACATGCTGCTCGGCGAAGGCCGCGGGTTCGAGATCGCACAGGGGCGCCTCGGACCGGGACGCATCCACCATTGCATGCGAACGATCGGGGTGGCCGAAGTCGCGCTCGAGAAAATGGTCAAACGGCTGATGAGCCGCGTCGCCTTCGGCAAGCGCATTTCGGATCATTCGATCTGGGAACAGCGCGTCGCAACCGCACGCACCGATATCGAGATGTGCCGCCTGTTGTGCCTGAAAGCCGCCGACATGATGGACAAGGCAGGCAACAAGGCCGCGCAAACCGAAATCGCGATGATCAAGGTCGCGGGGCCGAACATGGCACTGCGCATCATCGACGATGCGATCCAGGCGTGGGGCGGCGCAGGTGTCAGCGAAGACCCCGGCCTCGCCATGGCCTACGCGCACCAGCGCACGCTGCGGTTGGCGGATGGGCCGGACGAGGTCCACAACCGCGCCATCGCGCGGCTGGAGTTCGGGAAATATCGTGCGGATTGA
- a CDS encoding Zn-dependent alcohol dehydrogenase, with amino-acid sequence MKAAVLSAANTPLVIEDVRVDAPHAHEVLIRTVACGVCRSDLHFVDGAYPHAMPCIPGHEAAGIVEAVGSEVRTVKVGDAVVTCLSAFCGQCEFCVTGRMSLCLGADTRRGKDEPPRLTREADGSVVNQMLNLSAYAEMMLVHEHACVRIDPDMPLDRAAILGCAVVTGAGAVFHAADVTPGDTVCIIGCGGVGLAAVNAAKIAGAGRIIACDPVAEKRELAMKLGATDTVDASIDDAGKQVVELTKGGVDHAIEAVGRPASGDLAVATLKRGGTATILGMMPLGHKVGLGAMDLLGGKKLQGALMGGNRFPVDIPRLVDFYLRGALDLDTIIARRVPLTAINEAFDDLRKGDSVRTVVVFE; translated from the coding sequence ATGAAAGCCGCCGTCCTCTCCGCCGCGAACACCCCGCTCGTCATCGAGGACGTTCGCGTCGATGCCCCCCACGCGCATGAAGTCCTTATCCGCACGGTTGCGTGCGGTGTGTGCCGCAGCGACTTGCACTTCGTCGATGGCGCTTACCCGCACGCGATGCCGTGCATTCCAGGCCATGAGGCGGCGGGCATCGTCGAGGCGGTCGGGAGCGAAGTCCGCACCGTCAAAGTCGGCGACGCGGTCGTCACCTGTCTCTCCGCCTTCTGCGGCCAGTGCGAGTTTTGCGTGACCGGCCGTATGTCGCTCTGCCTCGGTGCCGACACCCGGCGCGGCAAGGACGAACCGCCACGCCTGACCCGCGAGGCCGACGGCAGCGTGGTCAACCAGATGCTGAATCTCTCGGCCTATGCCGAAATGATGCTCGTCCATGAGCACGCCTGCGTCCGCATCGATCCCGATATGCCGCTCGACCGCGCGGCGATTTTGGGCTGCGCGGTGGTGACCGGCGCGGGCGCGGTGTTCCACGCCGCCGATGTGACGCCGGGAGACACCGTCTGCATTATCGGCTGCGGCGGCGTCGGCCTTGCCGCCGTCAATGCCGCCAAGATCGCGGGTGCCGGTCGCATCATCGCGTGCGACCCCGTTGCCGAAAAACGCGAGCTCGCGATGAAACTCGGCGCGACCGACACGGTTGACGCCAGCATCGACGACGCGGGCAAGCAGGTCGTCGAACTCACCAAAGGCGGTGTCGATCACGCTATCGAAGCGGTCGGGCGTCCCGCCTCGGGCGATCTCGCCGTCGCCACCCTCAAACGCGGTGGCACCGCGACGATCCTCGGCATGATGCCGCTCGGGCACAAGGTCGGCCTCGGTGCGATGGACCTGCTCGGCGGCAAGAAATTGCAAGGCGCGCTGATGGGCGGCAACCGCTTCCCCGTCGATATCCCCCGCCTCGTCGATTTCTATCTGCGCGGGGCTCTCGATCTCGACACGATCATCGCCAGGCGCGTACCGCTGACCGCGATCAACGAAGCGTTCGACGATTTGCGAAAGGGCGACAGCGTGCGCACCGTGGTGGTGTTCGAATGA
- a CDS encoding phosphotransferase family protein yields MNAEQDFVGTVEPTGQDVLDADKLADWMTANVSGFTGPVTVRKFAGGQSNPTYRLDSPSGSYVLRRKPFGPLLPSAHAVDREFAVIAGLHPTGFPVARPYGLCTDDSVLGSWFYVMSMVEGRTIWDGSLPTATPAERTDTYNAMIDTLAALHNVDHVAAGLGDFGKAGNYFERQVGRWTKQYRAAETETMPDMEALIDYLARTIPEQTRTSIVHGDYRIDNMIFDAHEPKVLAVLDWELSTTGDPLADFSYLMMNWLTPADQRAGLAGLDLPALGIPTLDEAVARYCAATGRDGVPQLDWYFAFGLFRLASIVQGIKKRVIDGTASSAHAAEMATRVPYLAERAWDFARKAGA; encoded by the coding sequence ATGAACGCCGAACAGGATTTCGTCGGCACGGTCGAACCGACTGGCCAAGACGTGCTCGACGCGGACAAGCTCGCCGACTGGATGACCGCGAACGTCTCCGGCTTCACCGGCCCCGTCACCGTTCGCAAGTTCGCGGGCGGGCAATCGAACCCGACCTACCGCCTCGACAGCCCCTCGGGCAGCTATGTCTTGCGCCGCAAACCTTTCGGCCCGCTGCTGCCCAGCGCCCATGCCGTCGACCGCGAATTTGCGGTGATAGCTGGACTCCACCCAACCGGCTTCCCGGTCGCGCGGCCCTATGGCCTGTGCACCGACGACAGCGTGCTTGGATCGTGGTTCTACGTCATGAGCATGGTCGAGGGGCGGACGATTTGGGACGGGTCGCTACCGACCGCGACGCCCGCCGAACGCACCGACACCTATAACGCGATGATCGACACGCTGGCCGCGCTCCACAACGTCGATCACGTCGCGGCAGGACTCGGCGATTTCGGCAAGGCAGGCAATTATTTCGAGCGCCAGGTCGGCCGCTGGACCAAGCAATATCGCGCCGCCGAAACCGAGACGATGCCCGATATGGAAGCGCTGATCGACTATCTGGCGCGCACGATCCCAGAGCAGACTCGGACCAGCATCGTCCACGGCGATTACCGCATCGACAACATGATCTTCGACGCCCACGAACCCAAAGTGCTGGCGGTCCTCGACTGGGAACTCTCGACGACCGGCGATCCGTTGGCCGATTTCAGCTATCTGATGATGAACTGGCTGACCCCGGCGGATCAACGCGCGGGCCTTGCCGGACTCGACCTGCCCGCGCTCGGCATCCCGACGCTCGACGAGGCAGTGGCGCGTTACTGCGCCGCGACGGGCCGCGACGGGGTGCCGCAGCTCGACTGGTATTTCGCCTTCGGCCTGTTCCGGCTGGCGAGCATCGTGCAGGGCATCAAGAAGCGCGTCATCGACGGGACGGCAAGTTCGGCGCATGCGGCGGAAATGGCGACGCGCGTCCCTTATCTCGCTGAACGGGCATGGGATTTCGCACGAAAGGCAGGCGCATGA
- a CDS encoding SDR family oxidoreductase — protein sequence MSQFDMTGKVAIITGSSRGIGEAIAHDMADHGAKVVITSRNIGPCEEVAAAINAKHPGAAIAVASSLSSKDSLQAMVDAGRTAFGKIDVLVCNAASNPHYGPLGTITDEQFRKTLDNNIVAQHWLVTMVAPEMRARKSGSVIIISSIGGLRGTPIIGAYGITKAADIAMCRNLAREFGPDNVRINCIAPGLVKTDFARGLWENPENLKHSTASACLGRIGEPHEISGAAVYLASEASSFMTGQTLVIDGGAVV from the coding sequence ATGAGTCAGTTCGACATGACCGGCAAGGTCGCGATCATCACGGGATCGTCGCGCGGCATCGGCGAAGCCATCGCGCACGACATGGCCGATCACGGCGCGAAAGTCGTGATCACCAGTCGCAACATCGGACCCTGCGAAGAGGTGGCTGCCGCGATCAACGCCAAGCATCCCGGTGCCGCGATTGCGGTCGCCTCCTCGCTCTCGTCGAAGGACTCGCTGCAAGCGATGGTCGATGCGGGGCGTACCGCGTTCGGCAAGATCGACGTTCTCGTCTGCAACGCCGCCTCGAACCCGCATTACGGGCCGCTGGGCACGATTACCGACGAACAGTTCCGCAAGACGCTCGACAATAATATCGTCGCGCAGCACTGGCTGGTCACAATGGTTGCGCCGGAGATGCGCGCGCGTAAGTCAGGCTCCGTCATCATCATCTCGTCGATCGGCGGACTGCGCGGCACGCCGATCATCGGCGCCTATGGCATCACCAAGGCGGCCGACATCGCGATGTGCCGAAACCTCGCGCGCGAATTCGGCCCCGACAACGTCCGGATCAACTGCATCGCGCCGGGGCTGGTGAAGACAGACTTCGCGCGCGGCCTGTGGGAAAATCCGGAAAATCTGAAACATTCGACAGCAAGCGCGTGCCTCGGCCGCATTGGCGAACCGCATGAAATATCGGGTGCGGCAGTCTATCTCGCCAGCGAGGCGTCGAGTTTCATGACCGGCCAGACATTGGTGATCGACGGAGGTGCAGTCGTATGA
- a CDS encoding SDR family NAD(P)-dependent oxidoreductase, whose product MRLAGKVAIITGAGSGIGRASALLFASEGAKLVIGDKADSVHETAKLVTEAGGTVTAMQMDAGVEGDVAKMVATAVSSYGGIDIAFANAGVSGGMDGIFETTPEHMAEVLRVNLIGPMLMVKHAGKRMWDQGRGGSIILTASVAGIRSGAGGPSYSASKAGVINLAQTSAQQLSDTGVRVNALCPGLTETGMTKPTFDYARDKGVEEKIGRLNPLRRAAQPIELANVALFLASDQSSYVNGQAIAVDGGLSSSHPVTRQMTGRTAV is encoded by the coding sequence ATGAGGTTGGCAGGAAAAGTCGCGATCATCACTGGCGCAGGGTCGGGCATTGGTCGAGCGTCGGCGTTGCTGTTTGCAAGCGAAGGCGCAAAGCTCGTCATCGGCGACAAAGCCGACAGCGTGCACGAAACCGCCAAACTCGTCACCGAAGCGGGCGGCACTGTCACCGCGATGCAGATGGATGCGGGCGTCGAAGGCGATGTCGCCAAAATGGTCGCGACCGCCGTCTCCTCCTACGGCGGCATCGATATCGCCTTTGCCAATGCAGGCGTGTCGGGCGGGATGGACGGGATTTTCGAAACGACGCCCGAACACATGGCCGAAGTCCTGCGCGTCAACCTCATCGGCCCGATGTTGATGGTGAAGCACGCGGGCAAGCGTATGTGGGACCAGGGACGTGGTGGATCGATCATCCTGACCGCGAGCGTTGCGGGGATACGCTCGGGCGCGGGCGGGCCGAGCTATTCCGCGTCGAAAGCGGGCGTCATCAACCTCGCCCAAACCTCTGCCCAGCAGCTCAGCGACACCGGCGTGCGCGTGAATGCGCTCTGCCCCGGCCTCACCGAAACCGGCATGACCAAGCCGACCTTCGACTATGCCCGCGACAAGGGCGTCGAGGAAAAGATCGGCCGCCTCAACCCGCTACGCCGCGCGGCGCAACCTATCGAACTCGCCAACGTTGCCCTGTTCCTTGCGTCCGACCAGTCGAGCTATGTCAACGGACAGGCCATCGCCGTCGATGGCGGCCTGTCGAGTTCGCACCCGGTGACGCGCCAGATGACAGGAAGGACAGCAGTATGA
- a CDS encoding aldo/keto reductase family protein, whose amino-acid sequence MKFRELGDSGISVSEICLGSWLTYGVGVEADAARACLDRAFDEGINFIDTANIYGRGAAETFLGEALKSRPRDSYVMATKLFFPMTDTDKGLSRAQVLKQVDASLARLQTDYIDLYQCHRYDTETSIAETMDALSDVVRQGKVRAIGFSEWSPQNIEDALAVPDSVKFVSSQPQYSMLWRRPEAKVIPLCAANGISQIVWSPLAQGVLTGKYKPGAPVPEGSRATSDAMGGFIGRFLETPVLEAVARLQPLANEAGCTLAQFALAWVLREPNVAAAIVGASRPDQVSDNAKASGLVIDPALFARAEAIVGELTA is encoded by the coding sequence ATGAAATTTCGTGAACTCGGCGACAGCGGGATCTCGGTTTCCGAAATCTGCCTTGGCAGCTGGCTGACCTATGGCGTCGGCGTCGAAGCGGATGCGGCACGCGCCTGCCTCGACCGGGCCTTCGACGAAGGCATCAACTTCATCGACACCGCCAATATCTACGGGCGCGGTGCGGCGGAGACGTTTCTGGGCGAAGCGTTGAAGAGCCGTCCGCGCGACAGCTATGTCATGGCGACCAAGCTGTTCTTCCCGATGACCGATACCGACAAGGGTCTGTCGCGGGCGCAGGTGTTGAAGCAGGTCGATGCCAGCCTTGCCCGGCTCCAGACCGACTATATCGACCTCTACCAGTGCCACCGCTACGACACCGAAACGTCGATTGCCGAGACGATGGACGCGCTCAGCGACGTCGTCCGCCAAGGCAAGGTGCGCGCCATCGGCTTTTCCGAATGGTCGCCGCAGAACATCGAGGATGCACTGGCAGTGCCGGACAGCGTCAAGTTCGTCTCCTCCCAGCCACAATACTCGATGCTGTGGCGGCGACCCGAGGCGAAAGTCATTCCGCTGTGCGCCGCCAACGGCATTTCGCAGATCGTCTGGTCGCCGCTCGCCCAAGGCGTGCTGACCGGCAAGTACAAGCCCGGCGCACCGGTGCCCGAAGGCAGCCGCGCGACGAGCGATGCGATGGGCGGGTTCATCGGACGTTTTCTTGAGACGCCCGTGTTGGAGGCCGTCGCAAGACTTCAACCACTCGCAAACGAAGCAGGCTGCACCCTCGCCCAATTCGCGCTGGCATGGGTGCTGCGCGAACCAAATGTCGCTGCCGCCATCGTTGGCGCGTCGCGGCCAGATCAGGTTAGCGACAATGCGAAGGCCAGCGGGCTGGTGATCGACCCTGCGCTGTTCGCAAGGGCCGAGGCAATCGTGGGGGAATTGACTGCGTGA
- a CDS encoding serine hydrolase — protein MTLPTLSDPHDLGFDAARLARIDAHLKAKYIDGGRFPHAALLIGRGDELAHLSVIGDARPGEPLKTDAIFRIASMTKPVTSIAFMQLVEQGRIALSDPVAKVLPDFAKTGVFISGGGNTPFVTRPPASPIRMIDLLRHTSGLTYSFQERSNIDAAYRKLGFERFDAGPIDSFVWEVANLPLEFDPGTAWNYSVSTDILGAVVEKLSGQNLSDYFAEHIFDPLGMIDTGFQVPADKLDRMPDCYVWDPVKRMKMFDPGANSAWAKAPGYFSGGGGLTSTLADYHRFARMLLNGGELDGVRIVSPYTMKLMTANHLPGGGDLTQISKSLFSEAENAGMGFGLGFGTVIDAPATMTHGNEGEFYWGGMFSTAFFVDPVDDIIMIFMTQLMPSSAYPVRREIKTMLYSALVG, from the coding sequence GTGACTCTCCCCACTCTTTCCGACCCGCACGACCTCGGCTTCGACGCCGCGCGCCTCGCCCGCATCGACGCGCATCTGAAGGCGAAATACATCGACGGCGGGCGCTTTCCCCATGCCGCTTTGCTGATCGGTCGGGGCGACGAACTCGCGCATCTCTCCGTCATCGGCGATGCCCGCCCCGGCGAGCCGCTCAAGACCGACGCCATCTTCCGCATCGCCTCGATGACCAAGCCGGTCACCTCGATCGCGTTCATGCAGCTGGTCGAACAGGGCCGCATCGCGCTCAGCGATCCGGTCGCCAAGGTGCTGCCCGACTTCGCCAAGACCGGCGTCTTCATCAGCGGCGGCGGCAACACGCCGTTCGTCACCCGCCCGCCCGCGTCGCCTATCCGCATGATCGACCTGCTGCGCCACACCTCGGGGCTAACCTACAGCTTTCAGGAACGCAGCAATATCGATGCGGCTTACCGCAAGCTGGGTTTCGAGCGGTTCGACGCAGGCCCGATCGACTCGTTCGTCTGGGAAGTTGCCAATCTGCCGCTCGAATTCGATCCCGGTACCGCTTGGAACTACTCGGTCTCGACCGACATTCTCGGGGCCGTCGTCGAGAAACTGTCGGGGCAGAATCTGTCCGACTATTTCGCCGAGCACATTTTTGACCCGCTCGGCATGATCGACACCGGGTTTCAGGTGCCTGCCGATAAGCTCGACCGCATGCCCGACTGCTACGTTTGGGATCCGGTCAAGCGGATGAAGATGTTCGACCCCGGCGCGAATTCGGCCTGGGCAAAGGCCCCCGGCTATTTCTCCGGCGGTGGCGGCCTTACTTCGACGCTTGCTGATTACCACCGCTTTGCGCGGATGCTGCTCAACGGCGGCGAACTGGACGGGGTGCGGATCGTGTCGCCGTACACGATGAAGCTGATGACCGCCAACCACCTCCCCGGCGGCGGTGACCTGACACAGATTTCGAAATCCCTGTTCAGCGAGGCAGAAAATGCGGGCATGGGCTTCGGCCTCGGCTTCGGTACCGTGATCGATGCGCCCGCGACGATGACCCACGGTAACGAAGGCGAGTTTTACTGGGGCGGGATGTTTTCGACAGCCTTCTTCGTCGATCCGGTCGACGACATCATCATGATCTTCATGACCCAGCTGATGCCCTCAAGCGCCTACCCCGTGCGCCGCGAAATCAAGACCATGCTTTATTCGGCCCTTGTTGGCTGA
- a CDS encoding 3-hydroxyacyl-CoA dehydrogenase NAD-binding domain-containing protein, producing the protein MTDSPITTEIHDGILVITSNNPPVNALGAAVRIGLDAGIKEAMSNDAVKAVVIRCDGRTFFAGADITEFTKPPVMPMLPEVVDTIEACTKPVIAAIHGTALGGGCEVTLGCHYRIAVPSAKIGTPEVKLGLLPGAGGTQRLPRTAGIETAVEMCAGGAPISAAKALEVGLIDKLAGEDTLLADALAFAQECIAKGPRPTRNLPVKGDPASIEAYAKANARKNRGFDAPAANIACVEAATRLPFDEGIAFERTEFTKLMFGTQSAAQRHIFFAERQAQKIDGIGPDVQPREIKRVGVIGAGTMGGGISMNFLSAGIPVTIVEMKQEALDKGTGIIRKNYEATAAKGRMKPEQVEAAMTALKPTLALEDLADCDLIIEAVFEQMEIKKDIFGKLDKIAKPGAILASNTSYLDIDEIAASTSRPQDVLGMHFFSPANVMKLLEVVRGAKTAPDALMTAMGLAKKIGKVAVVAGVCHGFIGNRMLMPRQVEANKLLMEGATPQQIDKVHVDFGMPMGPFQMADLAGVDIGWHRDPTRIENVRDALAAVGRWGQKTGKGYYDYDEKRNPTPSAETQKIIDEFAAKSNLPKREISDEEIVERTLYPMVNEGYLILEEGKAQRASDIDVVWIYGYGWPIYRGGPMFWGDLEGAKKIVAGLEKHGFAVAKTLKAKA; encoded by the coding sequence ATGACCGACAGCCCGATCACCACCGAAATCCATGACGGCATCCTCGTCATCACCAGCAACAACCCGCCGGTAAACGCACTGGGGGCCGCCGTCCGCATCGGCCTCGATGCCGGGATTAAGGAAGCCATGTCAAACGACGCGGTGAAGGCAGTCGTCATCCGCTGCGACGGGCGCACCTTCTTTGCAGGCGCGGACATCACCGAATTCACCAAACCGCCGGTCATGCCGATGCTGCCCGAAGTCGTCGACACGATCGAGGCCTGCACCAAGCCCGTCATTGCCGCGATCCACGGCACCGCGCTCGGCGGCGGCTGCGAAGTCACGCTCGGCTGCCATTACCGGATTGCGGTGCCCAGCGCCAAGATCGGCACCCCCGAGGTGAAGCTCGGCCTGCTCCCCGGCGCGGGCGGCACCCAGCGCCTGCCGCGCACAGCGGGTATCGAAACCGCAGTCGAAATGTGCGCGGGCGGTGCACCGATCAGCGCGGCCAAGGCGCTCGAAGTCGGCCTGATCGACAAGCTCGCGGGTGAGGACACGCTACTCGCCGACGCGCTCGCCTTCGCGCAGGAATGCATCGCCAAGGGCCCGCGTCCGACGCGCAACCTACCCGTCAAGGGCGACCCCGCGAGCATCGAGGCCTATGCCAAGGCCAACGCCCGCAAGAACCGGGGCTTCGACGCGCCCGCCGCGAACATCGCCTGTGTCGAGGCGGCCACGCGCCTGCCCTTCGACGAGGGCATCGCCTTCGAGCGCACCGAATTCACCAAGCTGATGTTCGGCACCCAGTCCGCCGCGCAACGTCATATCTTTTTTGCCGAGCGCCAAGCACAAAAGATCGACGGCATCGGCCCCGACGTCCAGCCCCGCGAGATCAAGCGCGTCGGCGTGATCGGCGCGGGCACGATGGGCGGCGGCATCAGCATGAACTTCCTGAGCGCGGGCATCCCCGTCACCATCGTCGAAATGAAGCAGGAAGCGCTCGACAAGGGCACCGGCATCATCCGCAAGAATTACGAAGCGACCGCCGCCAAGGGCCGGATGAAGCCCGAACAGGTCGAAGCTGCGATGACCGCGCTGAAGCCCACGCTCGCCCTCGAAGACCTCGCCGATTGCGATCTCATCATCGAGGCGGTGTTCGAGCAGATGGAGATCAAGAAGGACATCTTCGGCAAGCTCGACAAGATCGCCAAGCCCGGCGCGATCCTCGCATCGAACACGTCATACCTCGACATCGACGAGATCGCGGCGAGCACCAGCCGCCCGCAGGACGTGCTCGGCATGCACTTTTTCTCGCCTGCCAACGTCATGAAACTCTTGGAAGTCGTCCGCGGCGCAAAGACCGCGCCCGATGCGCTGATGACGGCCATGGGTCTGGCCAAAAAAATCGGGAAAGTCGCGGTCGTTGCGGGCGTGTGCCACGGCTTCATCGGCAACCGCATGCTGATGCCGCGCCAGGTCGAGGCGAACAAGCTGCTGATGGAAGGCGCGACGCCGCAACAGATCGACAAGGTCCACGTCGATTTTGGCATGCCGATGGGGCCGTTCCAGATGGCCGACCTTGCCGGTGTCGACATCGGCTGGCACCGCGACCCGACCCGCATCGAAAACGTCCGCGACGCGCTCGCTGCCGTCGGCCGGTGGGGGCAAAAGACCGGCAAGGGCTATTATGATTACGATGAGAAGCGCAACCCGACGCCCAGCGCCGAAACGCAAAAGATCATCGACGAATTCGCCGCCAAATCGAACCTGCCGAAGCGCGAGATCAGCGACGAGGAAATCGTCGAGCGCACGCTCTACCCGATGGTCAACGAAGGCTATCTGATCCTTGAGGAAGGCAAGGCCCAGCGCGCATCGGACATCGATGTCGTGTGGATCTACGGTTATGGCTGGCCCATCTATCGCGGCGGCCCGATGTTCTGGGGCGACCTGGAGGGCGCGAAAAAGATCGTCGCGGGGCTGGAAAAGCACGGGTTCGCGGTGGCGAAGACTTTAAAGGCGAAAGCATGA
- a CDS encoding RimK family alpha-L-glutamate ligase produces the protein MTGASGAGITLLTPDPDDDTRYDDWRDQAAEITALLPDIGIAYRAWSAPFEPAPLTLPVMAWGYHRHLDRWYAALEAWEATGAHFANPVPVLRWNTDKRYLIDLDARGIPAVPTIDVPALDTASMENARQSLGAREFIIKPPVSAGSDDTFRLCANDAAPAAALGRRMLVQPLMSAILDQGEWSLFYLGGRLAHCIVKRAKSGDFRVQPQFGGQVTTEDPPRAATDLAETAIAAVATDLLYARIDLVADGAGFRIMELELIEPWLYLHKARDAGRAFADEIRKALLRQVV, from the coding sequence ATGACGGGAGCGTCCGGCGCGGGGATCACTCTCCTCACGCCGGACCCCGACGATGACACGCGTTACGACGACTGGCGCGATCAGGCGGCGGAGATCACGGCACTGCTGCCCGATATCGGCATTGCCTATCGCGCGTGGAGCGCGCCGTTCGAACCTGCGCCGCTGACGCTGCCAGTGATGGCCTGGGGCTATCACCGCCACCTCGACCGCTGGTACGCTGCACTGGAGGCATGGGAAGCAACGGGCGCGCACTTTGCCAATCCGGTGCCGGTTTTGCGGTGGAACACCGACAAACGCTATCTGATCGATCTGGATGCACGCGGCATTCCCGCTGTTCCGACCATCGACGTGCCAGCACTGGATACCGCGTCGATGGAGAACGCCCGCCAGTCACTCGGCGCACGGGAGTTCATCATCAAACCGCCGGTATCGGCGGGGTCCGATGACACTTTCCGCCTGTGCGCGAACGACGCAGCGCCCGCCGCTGCACTGGGTCGCCGTATGCTTGTCCAGCCGCTGATGAGCGCGATACTCGACCAAGGCGAATGGTCGCTGTTCTACCTTGGCGGCCGGCTCGCGCATTGCATCGTCAAACGCGCGAAATCGGGCGACTTTCGCGTGCAGCCGCAGTTCGGCGGCCAAGTTACGACCGAAGATCCGCCACGCGCCGCGACCGATCTGGCTGAAACCGCGATCGCCGCTGTCGCCACCGACCTGCTCTACGCGCGCATCGATCTGGTTGCCGATGGTGCTGGGTTTCGCATTATGGAACTCGAGCTGATCGAGCCTTGGCTGTACCTGCACAAGGCGCGCGACGCGGGGCGTGCCTTTGCCGATGAAATTCGAAAGGCATTGTTGCGTCAGGTTGTTTGA